The following are from one region of the Streptomyces tuirus genome:
- a CDS encoding CBS domain-containing protein — translation MAEYVKDVMTAGVVAVRPDASLVEAALAMRTQNIGDVVVAEGQDVIGVLTDRDIVVRAVADGVDPMTVSARTACTRNPVTVTPDDRVATAVTLMREHAVRRLPVVENGLPVGIVSLGDVAEAEDPASPLADISRAEPDARGDA, via the coding sequence ATGGCCGAGTACGTCAAGGACGTGATGACAGCGGGTGTGGTCGCCGTGCGCCCGGACGCTTCGCTCGTCGAGGCGGCCCTGGCGATGCGCACGCAGAACATCGGCGACGTGGTGGTGGCCGAGGGGCAGGATGTGATCGGCGTGCTCACCGACCGTGACATCGTCGTACGGGCCGTGGCCGACGGCGTCGACCCGATGACGGTCAGCGCGCGGACGGCGTGCACCCGCAATCCCGTGACGGTGACGCCCGACGACCGGGTGGCGACCGCGGTGACCCTGATGCGCGAGCACGCGGTGCGCCGGCTGCCGGTGGTGGAGAACGGGCTGCCGGTGGGCATCGTGAGCCTCGGCGACGTTGCCGAGGCCGAGGACCCCGCGTCCCCGCTCGCCGACATCAGCCGCGCCGAGCCCGACGCCCGGGGTGATGCATGA
- a CDS encoding DUF2795 domain-containing protein, with product MQRGSDRLSVHRDDEMKHELQGLLRSGHPTRSEEWHDPEPAAEDDPEVAHGPVTPSRAPTSLESVRLELARILGRRAFPANARELARELRDHQAPDALVEAVEDLPPQERYGNVQELAQALIRARETGPEEYA from the coding sequence ATGCAGCGAGGCAGCGACCGGCTGAGCGTCCACCGGGACGACGAGATGAAGCACGAACTGCAGGGCCTGCTCAGGTCAGGCCACCCCACGCGCAGTGAGGAGTGGCACGACCCGGAGCCGGCCGCCGAGGACGACCCCGAGGTCGCCCACGGGCCGGTGACGCCGAGCCGTGCGCCGACGTCCCTGGAGTCGGTGCGGCTGGAGCTGGCCCGGATCCTGGGTCGCAGGGCGTTCCCCGCGAACGCGCGCGAGCTGGCCCGCGAGCTGCGCGATCACCAGGCGCCCGACGCCCTGGTCGAGGCCGTGGAGGACCTGCCGCCCCAGGAGCGCTACGGCAATGTCCAGGAACTGGCCCAGGCCCTGATCCGGGCCCGTGAGACCGGGCCGGAGGAGTACGCGTAG
- a CDS encoding thiamine pyrophosphate-requiring protein translates to MSTKVADHVLRRLREWGVEQVFGYPGDGINGLLAAWGRAENEPRFVQSRHEEMSALQAVGYAKFSGRLGVCAATSGPGAIHLLNGLYDAKLDHVPVLAIVGQTHRTAMGGSYQQEVDLHTLFKDVASDFVETVTVPEQLPNVLDRAIRTAYARRCPTAVIIPGDVQELDYAPPTHEFKMVPSSLDRSAWTTVPSDDSLRRAAEILNSGDKVAILVGQGAAGARAEVEEMAELLGAGVAKALLGKDVLSDELPYVTGSIGLLGTRPSYELMRDCDTLLTIGSSFPYSQFLPEYGSARGVQIDIDPHMVGMRYPYEVNLVGDAKATLERLLPLIEEGRGREWYDTVCDNVTRWREVMERRAGLDADPINPEYVARALNPLLQDDAIVTSDSGSTANWYARHVTMKPGMRGSLSGTLATMGCAVPYVIGAKFAHPDRPAIALVGDGAMQMNGMAELITAAKYRHAWEDPRLVIAVFDNHDLNQVTWEMRAMGGAPSFLPSQELPDVRYAAFARSLGLTGIRVEKPEDVEAAWRAALEVDGPAVLDFLTDPAVPPIPPHATWDQLEATAASVLKGDADRGAMVKRGFKAKVQEFLPGREKK, encoded by the coding sequence ATGAGCACCAAAGTCGCCGACCATGTCCTGCGGAGGCTGCGCGAGTGGGGAGTGGAGCAGGTCTTCGGCTATCCGGGCGACGGCATCAACGGTCTGCTCGCCGCGTGGGGCAGGGCGGAGAACGAGCCGCGTTTCGTGCAGTCGCGGCACGAGGAGATGTCCGCGCTCCAGGCGGTCGGCTACGCCAAGTTCAGCGGCCGGCTCGGGGTGTGCGCCGCGACGTCGGGCCCGGGGGCGATCCATCTGCTGAACGGCCTGTACGACGCCAAGCTGGACCATGTGCCGGTGCTGGCGATCGTCGGCCAGACGCACCGCACCGCGATGGGCGGCTCCTACCAGCAGGAAGTCGATCTGCACACGCTGTTCAAGGACGTCGCCTCCGACTTCGTGGAGACGGTGACGGTGCCGGAGCAGCTGCCGAACGTGCTGGACCGGGCGATCCGCACGGCGTACGCGCGCCGCTGCCCGACCGCGGTCATCATCCCCGGCGACGTCCAGGAGCTCGACTACGCGCCGCCGACGCACGAGTTCAAGATGGTGCCCTCCAGCCTGGACCGCAGCGCGTGGACCACGGTGCCGTCGGACGACTCGCTGCGGCGGGCCGCGGAGATCCTCAACTCCGGTGACAAGGTGGCGATCCTGGTCGGCCAGGGCGCGGCCGGCGCGCGGGCCGAGGTGGAGGAGATGGCCGAGCTGCTCGGCGCGGGCGTCGCCAAGGCGCTGCTCGGCAAGGACGTCCTCAGCGATGAACTGCCGTACGTCACCGGCTCGATCGGCCTGCTGGGCACCCGCCCGTCGTACGAGCTGATGCGGGACTGCGACACGCTGCTGACCATCGGGTCGTCGTTCCCGTACAGCCAGTTCCTGCCGGAGTACGGCTCGGCGCGGGGCGTGCAGATCGACATCGATCCGCACATGGTCGGGATGCGCTACCCGTACGAGGTGAACCTGGTCGGTGACGCGAAGGCCACGCTGGAGCGGCTGCTCCCGCTGATCGAGGAGGGGCGCGGGCGGGAGTGGTACGACACGGTCTGCGACAACGTGACGCGCTGGCGTGAGGTCATGGAGCGCCGGGCCGGGCTGGACGCCGACCCGATCAACCCGGAGTACGTCGCCCGCGCGCTGAACCCACTGCTGCAGGACGACGCGATCGTCACGTCCGACTCGGGCTCCACGGCCAACTGGTACGCCCGGCACGTGACGATGAAGCCGGGGATGCGCGGCTCGCTCTCCGGCACGCTGGCGACGATGGGCTGCGCGGTGCCGTATGTGATCGGCGCGAAGTTCGCTCATCCGGACCGGCCGGCGATCGCGCTGGTCGGGGACGGCGCGATGCAGATGAACGGGATGGCGGAGCTGATCACGGCGGCCAAGTACCGGCACGCGTGGGAGGACCCGCGGCTGGTGATCGCGGTGTTCGACAACCACGATCTGAATCAGGTCACCTGGGAGATGCGGGCCATGGGTGGCGCGCCGTCGTTCCTGCCCTCGCAGGAGCTTCCGGACGTGCGGTACGCCGCGTTCGCCCGGTCCCTGGGGCTGACCGGCATCCGGGTGGAGAAGCCGGAGGACGTGGAGGCGGCCTGGCGGGCCGCGCTGGAGGTGGACGGTCCCGCGGTGCTGGACTTCCTGACCGATCCGGCTGTTCCGCCGATCCCGCCGCACGCCACCTGGGACCAGCTGGAGGCGACCGCCGCGTCGGTCCTGAAGGGCGACGCGGACCGGGGGGCAATGGTCAAGCGGGGCTTCAAGGCGAAGGTGCAGGAGTTCCTGCCGGGGCGGGAGAAGAAGTAG